The region TCCATAAAGGAAAACCGAGCCTCAAGGGCGCCTACCACCAGTTTTGTATTTCCTGCCATAAGGAGGTTGACGGACCTTACACCTGCGACGGCTGCCACATGATTAACGACAAGGGCGAGCAATTATTCCGCGAGGGAAAATATGCGCCACCAAAAAGGCCGGCCAAAACAGGGCACGGCGGAGAAGGTCATTAAACTCGTTAACAAGGCCGGGTGAAGAGAATCAGCCTTATTTTTGCGAAGGGGGAACATTATGGATAATAAGATGAACCGACGAAACTTTTTAAAGGGGGGGCTGGCAGGTGGCGCCTTGACCTTCCTCGGCAAGGGCAAGGAGGCCGCCGCGTCCGTGGCCCCCCCGCCCCCCGTCTCTGACATCACCATGCTCAAGGAGGGTAAATATCCCCGCGGAATGGGGGTCCTCTACGATCTGTCGCGGTGTATCGGCTGCCGGACCTGTGAGGCGATCTGCAACAAGGAACATCATCTGCCCGAGCCGGATCTGCCCTTTGACGACACCTCTGTGTTCGAACGGGTCCGCCGCACCCACGAGGGGGCGCGGACCGTGGTCAACCGGTATAAGATCAAGGGCCAGGAAAACCCGGTCTTCCGCAAGGTCCAGTGCAACCACTGCGCCGAGCCGGGCTGCCTCTCCTCCTGCTTTGTCAACGCCTACACCAAGACCGCCATCGGCGCGGTAACCTATAACGAAAAGGTTTGCGTGGGCTGCCGGACCTGTATGATCGCCTGTCCCTTTTATGTTCCGGCATACCGCTACTCCAGCGCGTTCAACCCGATCATCATCAAGTGCACCATGTGTTACAATACCAGGCTGGTCAAGGGCGAGCCGCCGGCCTGCGTGGCCGCCTGCCCCCGCGACGCGATGAACTTCGGTAAACGCGAGGACCTGATCTACATGGCCCACCAGCGGATCAGGATCAACCCGGGCAAGTATGTCGAACATGTCTACGGAGAGAAAGAGGTAGGCGGCACGGCCTGGATGTATCTCTCTCCGGTTCCCTTTGAGCAGGTCGGCTTCGACACCACCCTCGGGGAAAAACCCATTTTCAGCTATGTCAAGGAATTCCTGTCCATCGTGCCCATGGTACTGACAATCTGGCCTGCTCTGTTCAGCGGTTTTTACCTGTTGGCAACCCGGAAGGAATCGCAGAAAATCAAGCAACAGGACATTGGCGAGGAGGGCAAGAAATAATGAATAAGTTCGTAGCTGAAGGATTCAAGCCGATAACTTCACCCTATAAAGAGGATGGCAAGACCAAATGGACCATCCAGGAAAAACTGCTGCTGGGCCTGTCAACTCCGGACTATATCACCCAGTTGATCCGCAATCCGCTCAACTGGGTGTTCGCCCTGATCTTTTCAGTGGGAATGCCCCTGGTCGCCCTTCGTTTCATCAAGGGCCTGAGCTTTGTCACCCACAGTTCCTATGACTACCCCTGGGGGCTCTTCCTGGGCTGGGGCCTGTTCGTCATGGTGCCCCTGTCCGCCTCCGGTTTCATGCTGGGGACCACGGTCGAGGTGTTCGGCCGCAAGGATTTCAAACCAATAGAGCGGTTGGCCCTCTTGAACGGGTTGCTGGGGTACCTCTTTGCGGTTGTGTTTCTCCAGGTCGACCTGGGCCAGCCCTGGCGTCTGATCTATCCGATGGTTGTTTCCCTCGGACCCCAGGCGGTGCTCTTCCTGGTCGCCTGGCATGTGGCCACCTACCTGTCAGTGCAGGTGGCGGAACTGGTGCCGGCCTTTGCCGAGTTGTTTGACATGCCCAGGACCAAAAAATTCATCAAGAGCATGGTCATCGGGCTGACCAT is a window of Desulfobacterales bacterium DNA encoding:
- a CDS encoding 4Fe-4S dicluster domain-containing protein; translation: MNRRNFLKGGLAGGALTFLGKGKEAAASVAPPPPVSDITMLKEGKYPRGMGVLYDLSRCIGCRTCEAICNKEHHLPEPDLPFDDTSVFERVRRTHEGARTVVNRYKIKGQENPVFRKVQCNHCAEPGCLSSCFVNAYTKTAIGAVTYNEKVCVGCRTCMIACPFYVPAYRYSSAFNPIIIKCTMCYNTRLVKGEPPACVAACPRDAMNFGKREDLIYMAHQRIRINPGKYVEHVYGEKEVGGTAWMYLSPVPFEQVGFDTTLGEKPIFSYVKEFLSIVPMVLTIWPALFSGFYLLATRKESQKIKQQDIGEEGKK